The Balnearium lithotrophicum genome segment GTTCAGTGACAACATCTCAGATTGAGAAGGCCCTCCACAAGGCAGGATTTGAGGATGTAGAGAAGAAACAGATAGTACTTGAGAAACCTATAAGGGAGATAGGAACTTACGAGGTAAAAATTCACCTCTTTAAGGACATTGAGGCAACTGTAACTGTAGATGTCGTTCCTCTTAAAAAGTAACTAACCGTTTTTTGGAGGATAAGATGGAGTTTGTTGGAAGGCACGTAATGATGGATGCGGTTGTTAGCGACATTTCAAGGATAAATACAATTCAGCCTATTTACGACTACATGGAAGAGCTTGCAAGAAAGTTAGATATGACGTTGGTCTATCCTCCAATTGTAGCCAAGTTTCCATTTGCCCAATCGGAACTTGAACAGTTTGTAAAGAAACTATCAGAGGAGAACGTTAAGAGTAGAACCCTCGAGTTTATGGAGGAAACTCTCAAGAGAAGAGCAACCGAAGATAGTGGAGTCTCCGGAGTCTCTATCTGGCTCGAGAGCCACTGTACGATTCACACATGGCCAGAGGAGGACTTCTTCAGTTTAGATGCTTACAGCTGTAAGGACTTTGACCCAATGGTGGCATTTGAGTTCACAGTAAAGTGGTTTAAGGTGAAGTATGCATCCTTTGTCGATGTTGAGAGGTACATCGGCGGCCCCTGTGTAATAAAGGCCTACGAGTACAAGGACGGTGAACTTGTTGAATGTAAACCCTCAATCGTTAAGTAGTTCAACTACCCTTTTGTAGATTTCTCTTTTTGGGAGGCCTGTTACTTTAGAGGCCTCCTTTGAGACCTCCTTTGCAGAAAGCCCCTTTTTGAGAAACTCCAAGATTACTTCATCCAAATCTTTTTCCTCCTTTTCTACTTTTTGAGGAGGAAAGATGAGAACAAATTCTCCCTTAAGCTTTCCTTTTTCTTTTAGTTCCCTTAGAATTTCCTTAGGTTTTCCCCTTAAAAACTCCTCGTTGACCTTTGTTATTTCCCTGTAAACCCCCATTTCAATTTCAGGGTAAATTTCAGAAATTAGACCTAAAGTTCTCTCCAACCTATGGGGTGATTCGTAGAAAACAGAAGTAAAGTGTTTTCCAATAAACTCCTCTAAGGTTTCTCTTAGAGCTCCCTCTTTCCTCGGAAGAAATCCACCGAAGAAGAACTTATCCGTTGGGAATCCAGAGGCAGAAAGTGCAGCAATAAGTGCTGAAGGCCCTGGAACGGGAACTACATCTATTCCCTCTCTCCTTGCAAGAGAGACAATCCTATATCCAGGGTCACTTATACAGGGCGTTCCGGCATCTGAAACGAGAGCAACACTCCTTCCCCTTTTCAACTCCTCAATTAAATCCTTAGCTCTCCTTTCCTCGTTGTGCTCATGGTATGAAACGAGCTTTTTTCCCTTAATCCCATAATAGTTCAAAAGCTTTAAAGTCCTCCTGGTATCCTCACAGGCTATTAAATCAACCTCCTTTAAAATCCTAAGTGCCCTTAGTGTAATATCCTCTAAGTTTCCTATGGGAGTAGCAACAACAAACAGCTTTCCTATCCCCTTACTGCTATGCATTCAACCTCCAGGAGAGCTCCCAACGGAAGTTCGCTGACACCTACAACAACCCTCGTAGGCTTAACAGGACAGCTCTTAAAGAAATCCTCGTATATTTTGTTAAATTTCGAAAAGTTTTCTAAGT includes the following:
- a CDS encoding S-adenosylmethionine decarboxylase family protein — translated: MEFVGRHVMMDAVVSDISRINTIQPIYDYMEELARKLDMTLVYPPIVAKFPFAQSELEQFVKKLSEENVKSRTLEFMEETLKRRATEDSGVSGVSIWLESHCTIHTWPEEDFFSLDAYSCKDFDPMVAFEFTVKWFKVKYASFVDVERYIGGPCVIKAYEYKDGELVECKPSIVK
- the rsmI gene encoding 16S rRNA (cytidine(1402)-2'-O)-methyltransferase, with the protein product MHSSKGIGKLFVVATPIGNLEDITLRALRILKEVDLIACEDTRRTLKLLNYYGIKGKKLVSYHEHNEERRAKDLIEELKRGRSVALVSDAGTPCISDPGYRIVSLARREGIDVVPVPGPSALIAALSASGFPTDKFFFGGFLPRKEGALRETLEEFIGKHFTSVFYESPHRLERTLGLISEIYPEIEMGVYREITKVNEEFLRGKPKEILRELKEKGKLKGEFVLIFPPQKVEKEEKDLDEVILEFLKKGLSAKEVSKEASKVTGLPKREIYKRVVELLND